AACTCAGCAAGGAGTTTATTTTTGACAACTTCTTCACTCTCACTAAGTGGATCCTTTCTAGCAAGGAGAGTGTCTAGTATAGCAAGCTTCGACAGTTTCTCCTTCTTTGCCAAATCTTCCATCTTGAGCTCCCACATGTTCCTATAGTCCTCAACAGCCTTTCCTTGACTACTATTCCTTCGGGCTTTTGCAGCCTTTATACCTTCAGGCCTTATCTATCCCTCACCAACGTCCTCACCAGTCTTTCTCTTTGAACTGACAGCAGCTTTAGGAGGGTTCATGTTTATACACTTCTGTTCATACCTCAACACACACCACGCATGCTCAAGGGTAAGCTTGGTTCCGTTATTAAGGTAGAAGATATCATGAGCCACCTTTAGAACGTCATTGTCACTCTGACTGCTGGTAACTTCTCTCTCTGCTGCGGCAAATGCGGCTAATAACTTGTTGGTATGATCATTTATTGTGTGCCACATTTGCTTACAATGGACATGCTCTGTCTTCTCACCAGCCTCTGTAGCACCTGCGAAGTACTCTCCTACGCGTTTCCAGAAGGTGCCTGACTTCTGTTCATTCCCAATAACAGCATCCTTTGATGTGTTTAGCCAGGCACCGA
This sequence is a window from Brassica oleracea var. oleracea cultivar TO1000 chromosome C1, BOL, whole genome shotgun sequence. Protein-coding genes within it:
- the LOC106333705 gene encoding glutathione S-transferase T3-like codes for the protein MDSRNQSSQYSGYVGLLTSQQQYVVQENFPPESFPYSVNIGGSEIPPFMERVVRKKWTPADDEVLIGAWLNTSKDAVIGNEQKSGTFWKRVGEYFAGATEAGEKTEHVHCKQMWHTINDHTNKLLAAFAAAEREVTSSQSDNDVLKVAHDIFYLNNGTKLTLEHAWCVLRYEQKCINMNPPKAAIRPEGIKAAKARRNSSQGKAVEDYRNMWELKMEDLAKKEKLSKLAILDTLLARKDPLSESEEVVKNKLLAELF